The Leucobacter rhizosphaerae genome includes a region encoding these proteins:
- the pdhA gene encoding pyruvate dehydrogenase (acetyl-transferring) E1 component subunit alpha gives MSTPDTSLLPRDTPVQLIDEHGTATPDPDYALPSAERLQQAYASLVNGRRINDQCNALVRQGRLAVYPSSNGQEACQVAAALALAEGDWLFPTYRDSVSVIARGVAPEDAMVLLRGDWHSGYNPHAFGVAPQSTPLATQLLHAVGFAHAAMLRGEPTVVLAMCGDGATSEGDFHEAMNFAAVFKLPVVFFVQNNEFAISVPLSRQTAAPSLAHKAIGYGMPGRRVDGNDVAALLAVLQEAVDRGRRGDGPTLVEAHTYRMLAHTNADDDTRYRERDEVQAWVARDPLSRVRTYLRAEELLDDAAEAAMTEEAEGIAAELRAAMNADPELDPQELFAHVFAERPASLEAQWELLHDEIERTEAGA, from the coding sequence GTGTCCACTCCAGACACCAGTCTGCTGCCGCGCGACACCCCCGTGCAACTGATCGACGAGCACGGCACCGCGACCCCCGATCCCGACTACGCGCTCCCCTCGGCCGAGCGACTGCAGCAGGCCTACGCCTCGCTCGTCAACGGCCGTCGCATCAACGACCAGTGCAACGCGCTCGTGCGCCAAGGCCGTCTCGCGGTCTACCCCTCGTCGAACGGGCAGGAGGCCTGCCAGGTGGCGGCCGCCCTCGCGCTGGCCGAGGGCGACTGGCTCTTCCCGACCTATCGCGACTCCGTCTCGGTGATCGCCCGCGGGGTCGCCCCCGAGGACGCGATGGTGCTGCTGCGCGGCGACTGGCACTCGGGCTACAACCCGCACGCGTTCGGCGTCGCTCCGCAGTCGACTCCGCTCGCCACCCAGCTGCTCCACGCGGTCGGTTTCGCCCACGCGGCGATGCTCCGGGGCGAGCCGACCGTGGTGCTCGCGATGTGCGGCGACGGCGCGACCAGCGAGGGCGACTTCCACGAGGCCATGAACTTCGCGGCCGTGTTCAAGCTGCCGGTCGTCTTCTTCGTGCAGAACAACGAGTTCGCGATCTCCGTCCCGCTCTCGCGTCAGACGGCCGCGCCGTCGCTCGCGCACAAGGCCATCGGCTACGGCATGCCCGGTCGGCGCGTCGACGGCAACGACGTCGCGGCGCTGCTCGCGGTGCTCCAGGAGGCGGTCGACCGTGGCCGACGCGGTGACGGGCCGACCCTCGTCGAGGCGCACACCTACCGCATGCTCGCCCACACGAACGCGGACGACGACACCCGCTACCGCGAGCGCGACGAGGTGCAGGCGTGGGTGGCGCGGGATCCGCTGAGCCGCGTCCGCACCTACCTCCGCGCGGAGGAGCTGCTCGATGACGCAGCCGAGGCCGCGATGACCGAGGAGGCCGAGGGGATCGCGGCGGAGCTGCGGGCGGCGATGAACGCCGATCCCGAGCTGGACCCGCAGGAGCTCTTCGCGCACGTGTTCGCCGAGAGGCCCGCGTCGCTCGAGGCGCAGTGGGAGCTGCTCCACGACGAGATCGAACGGACGGAGGCGGGCGCATGA
- a CDS encoding alpha-ketoacid dehydrogenase subunit beta, whose protein sequence is MDRHPRTETRGGDAAAGSGIDAPGTASTAEHVVETMTMAAALNRALADALAEDERVLVFGEDVGALGGVFRITDGLTARFGERRCFDTPLAESGIVGTAVGMAMNGLIPVVEMQFDAFALPAFEQVVSHVAKLGNRTRGDVRMPMVIRIPFGGGIGGVEHHCDSSEAYYAHTPGLTVVSPSNPQDAYSLLRAAIASPDPVIFMEPKKLYWSKGVVDTSITADLRRASVVREGSDVTLISYGPSVAVALEAAEALAAEGRSAQVVDVRTLTPFDDETVSNAVRGTGRAVVIAEAPGFASVASEIQARVFEQCFEVLEAPVRRVTGFDTPFASPKFEHWYLPDVDRVLDAVDSLHWEG, encoded by the coding sequence ATGGACCGACACCCGCGCACCGAGACCCGGGGCGGCGACGCCGCTGCGGGATCCGGAATCGATGCACCCGGAACCGCCTCCACCGCCGAGCACGTCGTCGAGACCATGACGATGGCCGCCGCACTGAACCGCGCCCTCGCCGACGCGCTGGCCGAGGACGAACGGGTGCTCGTGTTCGGCGAGGACGTGGGGGCGCTCGGCGGCGTGTTCCGCATCACCGACGGGCTGACGGCCCGCTTCGGCGAGCGCCGCTGCTTCGACACCCCGCTCGCGGAGTCCGGGATCGTCGGCACCGCCGTCGGCATGGCGATGAACGGGCTGATCCCGGTCGTCGAGATGCAGTTCGACGCCTTTGCGCTCCCCGCGTTCGAGCAAGTGGTGAGCCACGTGGCAAAGCTCGGCAACCGCACGCGCGGCGACGTGCGCATGCCGATGGTGATCCGGATCCCCTTCGGGGGCGGGATCGGCGGCGTCGAGCACCACTGCGACTCCTCCGAGGCGTACTACGCGCACACCCCGGGCCTCACGGTCGTCTCCCCGTCGAACCCGCAGGACGCCTACTCCCTGCTGCGCGCGGCGATCGCGTCGCCGGATCCCGTCATCTTCATGGAGCCGAAGAAGCTTTACTGGTCGAAGGGCGTCGTCGACACCTCGATCACCGCGGATCTGCGACGTGCGAGTGTCGTGCGCGAGGGCAGTGACGTGACGCTCATCAGCTACGGACCGTCGGTCGCGGTCGCCCTGGAGGCGGCCGAGGCGCTGGCGGCCGAGGGGCGCAGCGCCCAGGTCGTCGACGTCCGTACCCTCACGCCGTTCGATGATGAGACCGTGTCGAACGCGGTCCGCGGCACCGGGCGGGCGGTCGTGATCGCCGAGGCGCCCGGGTTCGCGAGTGTCGCGTCCGAGATCCAGGCCCGCGTGTTCGAGCAGTGCTTCGAGGTCCTCGAGGCGCCCGTGCGCCGCGTCACGGGGTTCGACACTCCGTTCGCCTCACCGAAGTTCGAGCACTGGTACCTCCCCGACGTGGATCGTGTGCTCGATGCCGTCGACTCGCTGCACTGGGAGGGCTGA
- a CDS encoding dihydrolipoamide acetyltransferase family protein, which translates to MSPQVFHLPDLGEGLTEAALVRWMVAVGDTIAVDQAIAEVETAKSIVELPSPYAGIVLALHGEEGASILTGAPVIEVGSGADAGAAAAADTSAVGVSGSRDASADSGSAATGSAASAEHEAYRQEEQAGSGNVLIGYGTGAGPAKGRRRRRGDASGIAQAAPEAGEAASAAVAAVDAAAGIAAASHSAPSTGPVAVRSPIVRRLARELGIDPRSVTPTGHDGAVTRADVLRAAEASTSGAASRTPAPDPESNASSAAPRATGPLRVLRTEPFTPLRKAVSAKLSQSRAEIPEATVWVDVDLTELWELRPQMAVPGERPPSLTALFARFTLLALQEYPLLASRLNDRGDEITVFDGTSLGIAVDTPRGLMVPVIHRAEHRTVAELDGDLRELSRVAREGRTPPEQLRDSTFTLNNYGGFGVDGSAAIINHPEVALLGIGRVLERPWVVDGRIVARRIAQLSLVFDHRVCDGGYAAGFLRTIVDLLEHPLRAYPRV; encoded by the coding sequence ATGTCACCACAGGTCTTCCATTTGCCCGATCTCGGCGAGGGACTCACTGAGGCGGCGCTCGTCCGCTGGATGGTCGCGGTCGGCGACACCATCGCGGTCGACCAGGCGATCGCCGAGGTCGAGACGGCCAAGAGCATCGTCGAGCTGCCGTCCCCCTACGCGGGCATCGTGCTGGCGCTCCACGGCGAGGAGGGCGCGTCGATTCTGACCGGCGCCCCCGTGATCGAGGTCGGATCCGGTGCCGACGCCGGTGCGGCCGCGGCGGCTGACACGAGTGCCGTGGGTGTCTCCGGATCGCGCGACGCGTCAGCAGATTCCGGATCGGCCGCCACGGGATCCGCTGCATCCGCCGAGCACGAGGCCTACCGCCAGGAGGAGCAGGCCGGATCCGGCAACGTGCTCATCGGGTACGGCACCGGTGCGGGCCCCGCGAAGGGGCGCCGTCGTCGGCGCGGCGATGCTTCGGGCATCGCGCAGGCCGCCCCCGAGGCCGGGGAGGCGGCATCCGCAGCGGTCGCAGCGGTCGATGCAGCCGCGGGGATCGCAGCAGCCTCGCACTCCGCGCCGTCGACCGGCCCCGTCGCGGTGCGCTCGCCCATCGTGCGGCGCCTCGCGCGCGAGCTCGGGATCGATCCTCGATCTGTCACCCCGACCGGTCACGACGGGGCAGTGACCCGAGCCGACGTGCTCCGCGCGGCCGAGGCGTCGACGTCCGGCGCTGCCTCGCGTACGCCGGCACCCGATCCCGAATCGAACGCCTCGTCGGCCGCGCCGCGCGCGACCGGCCCACTGCGCGTGCTCCGCACCGAACCCTTCACTCCGCTGCGAAAGGCGGTGAGCGCGAAGCTCAGCCAGAGCCGCGCCGAGATCCCCGAGGCGACGGTGTGGGTCGATGTCGACCTGACCGAGCTGTGGGAGCTGCGCCCCCAGATGGCGGTGCCCGGCGAGCGGCCGCCGTCCCTCACGGCGCTCTTCGCGCGCTTCACGCTGCTCGCGCTGCAGGAGTACCCGTTGCTCGCCTCGCGCCTCAACGATCGCGGCGACGAGATCACCGTGTTCGACGGCACGAGCCTCGGCATCGCCGTGGACACGCCGCGCGGGCTGATGGTGCCGGTGATCCATCGCGCCGAGCATCGCACGGTCGCCGAGCTCGACGGCGACCTGCGCGAACTCAGCCGCGTCGCCCGCGAGGGCCGCACGCCCCCGGAGCAGTTGCGCGATTCGACGTTCACGCTCAACAACTACGGCGGCTTCGGGGTCGACGGCTCCGCCGCGATCATCAACCACCCCGAGGTGGCGCTGCTCGGGATCGGTCGTGTGCTGGAGCGGCCCTGGGTCGTCGACGGCCGGATCGTCGCCCGCCGCATCGCGCAGCTCTCGCTGGTGTTCGACCACCGGGTGTGCGACGGCGGGTATGCGGCAGGGTTCCTGCGCACGATCGTGGACCTGCTCGAGCACCCGCTGCGGGCGTACCCGCGGGTCTGA
- a CDS encoding MFS transporter produces the protein MSVTADRRTEQRKVLAGTVVGTTIEWYDFFIYAQAAGAVFATLYFAPAGETIGQIVAWASLGISFLFRPLGAIVAGHLGDRLGRKRMLVLTLILMGLATALIGILPTYAQIGVAAPVLLVLLRVLQGFSAGGEWGGAALMSVEHAPVNKRGFFGAYPQIGVPLGMILATATMYVITTTLTEEQFLSWGWRIPFLFSIVLIFVGYFIRRAVEESPVFKELQERKGESAAPLKTLFAKNAKEVILAALIFIANNAAGYLLIAFFSAYASRPVEEGGLGLERPPVLLATTLASFGWLAFTLYGGFISDKIGRVRTFQIGYVLLGIWAIPMWFLIDTGDIVMYFIALFVMTIGLGLSYGPQAALYSEMFPADIRYSGVSIGYAIGAIFGGAFAPLIADLVFKSTGASWTIGLYILGVTIVSLIAVSVVKETKGAPLNTRSNDVVAAPAE, from the coding sequence ATGTCAGTCACTGCAGACCGCAGAACCGAACAACGCAAGGTGCTCGCCGGCACCGTGGTCGGGACCACCATCGAGTGGTACGACTTCTTCATCTACGCGCAGGCGGCCGGGGCGGTCTTCGCCACGCTGTACTTCGCTCCCGCGGGCGAGACCATCGGTCAGATCGTGGCGTGGGCCTCGCTCGGCATCTCGTTCCTCTTCCGCCCGCTCGGCGCGATCGTGGCCGGGCACCTCGGCGACCGCCTCGGACGCAAGCGCATGCTGGTGCTGACGCTGATCCTCATGGGCCTCGCCACGGCGCTCATCGGGATCCTGCCGACGTACGCCCAGATCGGCGTCGCGGCCCCCGTGCTGCTCGTGCTGCTGCGCGTGCTGCAGGGCTTCTCCGCGGGCGGCGAGTGGGGCGGTGCCGCGCTCATGTCCGTGGAGCACGCGCCGGTCAACAAGCGCGGCTTCTTCGGGGCGTACCCGCAGATCGGCGTGCCGCTCGGCATGATCCTCGCGACCGCCACGATGTACGTCATCACGACGACCCTCACCGAGGAGCAGTTCCTGTCCTGGGGCTGGCGCATCCCGTTCCTGTTCTCGATCGTGCTGATCTTCGTCGGGTACTTCATCCGCCGCGCGGTCGAGGAGTCGCCCGTGTTCAAGGAGCTGCAGGAACGCAAGGGCGAGTCCGCCGCACCCCTCAAGACCCTGTTCGCGAAGAACGCGAAAGAGGTCATCCTCGCCGCGCTCATCTTCATCGCGAACAACGCGGCCGGGTATCTGCTCATCGCCTTCTTCTCGGCGTACGCGTCGCGTCCGGTAGAGGAGGGCGGTCTCGGCCTCGAGCGTCCGCCGGTGCTCCTCGCGACGACCCTCGCGTCGTTCGGCTGGCTCGCGTTCACGCTCTACGGCGGGTTCATCTCGGACAAGATCGGGCGCGTGCGCACCTTCCAGATCGGCTACGTGCTGCTCGGGATCTGGGCCATCCCGATGTGGTTCCTGATCGATACCGGCGACATCGTCATGTACTTCATCGCGCTGTTCGTGATGACGATCGGTCTGGGGCTCTCCTACGGTCCGCAGGCGGCGCTGTATTCGGAGATGTTCCCCGCGGACATCCGCTACTCGGGCGTCTCGATCGGCTACGCGATCGGTGCCATCTTCGGCGGGGCGTTCGCGCCGCTGATTGCGGACCTGGTGTTTAAGTCGACCGGGGCGTCCTGGACGATCGGCCTCTACATCCTGGGCGTCACGATCGTCTCGCTGATCGCCGTCTCGGTGGTCAAGGAGACGAAGGGCGCACCCCTCAACACGCGCTCCAACGATGTGGTGGCCGCGCCCGCGGAGTAG
- a CDS encoding thiolase family protein yields MTEAFLVGGVRTPVGRYGGALANVRPDDLAAIVLRALVERTGIAADAIDEVILGAANQAGEDNRNVARMATLLAGLPDALPGYTVNRLCASGMTAVANAAQAIRAGDADVILAGGVESMTRAPWVQAKPSKAWAKPGDQFDTSIGWRFTNPEFLRREKATFSMPETAEEVARVDGISRDDADAFAAESHRRAIAAIEAGRFADEIVPVEAPLGRGKTQLVDTDEGPRPGTTPEVLAGLRPVVAGGSVVTAGNASSLNDGASALLVASAEAVERHGLTPRARIVTSVSAALAPEIMGLGPVPATEKALARAGLTIGDLGSVEINEAFASQSLASIRRLGLDPAIVNADGGAIALGHPLGSSGSRLLVTLLGRMEREGSRYGLATMCVGVGQGTATIIERIDA; encoded by the coding sequence GTGACAGAGGCATTTCTCGTAGGTGGCGTGCGCACGCCGGTCGGCCGATACGGTGGCGCACTCGCGAACGTCCGGCCCGACGACCTCGCGGCGATCGTGCTCCGCGCCCTGGTCGAGCGCACCGGGATCGCGGCCGACGCCATCGACGAGGTGATCCTCGGCGCCGCGAACCAGGCGGGCGAGGACAACCGCAACGTCGCACGCATGGCGACCCTGCTCGCGGGCCTCCCGGACGCCCTCCCCGGCTACACCGTGAATCGACTCTGCGCCTCGGGCATGACGGCCGTCGCGAACGCCGCGCAGGCGATCCGCGCGGGCGACGCCGACGTGATCCTCGCGGGCGGGGTGGAGTCGATGACCCGCGCGCCCTGGGTGCAGGCGAAGCCGAGCAAGGCCTGGGCCAAGCCGGGTGACCAGTTCGACACCTCGATCGGCTGGCGCTTCACCAACCCCGAGTTCCTGCGGCGCGAGAAGGCCACCTTCTCCATGCCCGAGACGGCGGAAGAGGTCGCCCGAGTCGACGGCATCTCCCGGGACGACGCTGACGCGTTCGCCGCTGAGAGCCACCGCCGCGCGATCGCCGCGATCGAGGCCGGCCGCTTCGCCGATGAGATCGTGCCGGTCGAGGCCCCGCTCGGCCGCGGCAAGACCCAGCTCGTCGACACCGACGAGGGCCCCCGCCCCGGCACCACCCCCGAGGTGCTCGCCGGCCTCCGCCCCGTCGTCGCGGGCGGCTCGGTCGTCACCGCGGGCAATGCGTCGTCCCTCAACGACGGCGCGAGCGCGCTGCTCGTCGCGAGCGCCGAGGCCGTCGAGCGGCACGGACTCACCCCGCGCGCCCGCATCGTCACGAGTGTCTCCGCCGCCCTCGCCCCCGAGATCATGGGGCTCGGCCCGGTGCCCGCCACCGAGAAGGCCCTCGCACGCGCGGGCCTGACGATCGGCGACCTCGGCTCCGTCGAGATCAACGAGGCCTTCGCCTCGCAGTCGCTCGCGTCGATCCGCCGTCTCGGCCTCGATCCCGCCATCGTGAACGCGGACGGCGGCGCGATCGCCCTCGGCCACCCGCTCGGCTCGTCGGGATCCCGCCTCCTCGTCACCCTTCTCGGCCGCATGGAGCGCGAGGGCTCGCGCTACGGCCTCGCCACCATGTGCGTCGGCGTCGGCCAGGGCACCGCCACGATCATTGAACGGATCGACGCGTGA
- a CDS encoding enoyl-CoA hydratase/isomerase family protein: MSAAESAATSPLRIEDRGTHLLATLDRPEKRNAIDQDLIDALHELCARLEASPQTLVLRGEGGTFAAGADIAQLRDRRAADARAGINTRAFMRISALPMPVIAVLDGYALGGGAELAYAADIRIGTGTLKIGNPETGLGIIAAAGATWRLRELVGEPLAAEILLAGRILDADESLAAGLITHLHDDGDAALAAAEKIAGRIAKLDPAATQASKRVLRAPRDAHPQIDLAEQAILFESPEKIRRMTEFLERKQAK; encoded by the coding sequence GTGAGCGCCGCAGAGTCCGCCGCGACCTCGCCGCTGCGGATCGAGGATCGCGGCACGCACCTGCTCGCGACACTCGACCGCCCGGAGAAACGCAACGCCATCGACCAGGACCTCATCGACGCGCTGCACGAGCTCTGCGCGCGCCTCGAGGCCTCGCCGCAAACCCTCGTGCTCCGCGGCGAGGGCGGCACCTTCGCGGCCGGCGCGGACATCGCCCAGCTGCGGGATCGCCGCGCGGCCGACGCGCGCGCGGGCATCAACACCCGGGCGTTCATGCGGATCAGCGCACTGCCCATGCCTGTCATCGCGGTGCTCGACGGCTACGCCCTCGGCGGCGGCGCCGAGCTGGCGTATGCGGCCGACATCCGGATCGGCACGGGCACCCTCAAGATCGGCAACCCCGAGACGGGGCTCGGCATCATCGCCGCGGCCGGGGCGACCTGGCGCCTGCGCGAACTCGTCGGCGAGCCGCTCGCGGCCGAGATCCTGCTCGCGGGCCGGATCCTCGACGCCGACGAGTCGCTCGCAGCCGGGCTCATCACCCACCTGCACGACGACGGCGACGCGGCCCTCGCGGCCGCGGAGAAGATCGCCGGGCGGATCGCGAAGCTCGATCCGGCAGCCACGCAGGCGTCGAAACGGGTGCTGCGCGCGCCGCGCGACGCCCACCCGCAGATCGACCTCGCCGAACAGGCCATCCTCTTCGAGAGCCCGGAGAAGATCCGGCGCATGACCGAGTTCCTCGAGCGAAAGCAGGCGAAATGA
- a CDS encoding 3-hydroxyacyl-CoA dehydrogenase family protein: MTSTPLPAPASDTVPSRVGVLGGGRMGGGIAHAFLLAGAYVVVVERDVASADAARERIEASIDASITRGFDGDAAQLKQALTVAIDVTAFGACRLVIEAVPESLDLKLEALTAIEQQLPGDAVIASNTSSIPLSQLAEALDRPERFIGLHFFNPVPASALIEVVVCELTDPALPEVAAGWVRALGKTPITVADAPGFASSRLGVALALEAIRMVEQGVASPQDIDLAMELGYRHPSGPLKTTDIVGLDVRLGIAEQLERDLGPNFTPPQLLRDMVAEGKLGRKSGQGFYDWS; encoded by the coding sequence ATGACGAGCACACCGCTCCCCGCTCCGGCATCCGACACCGTGCCCTCCCGCGTCGGGGTGCTCGGTGGCGGCCGCATGGGCGGCGGGATCGCGCACGCCTTCCTGCTCGCAGGCGCCTACGTCGTGGTGGTCGAGCGCGACGTCGCGTCGGCGGATGCCGCCCGCGAGCGCATCGAGGCGAGCATCGACGCATCGATCACCCGGGGGTTCGACGGCGACGCGGCCCAGCTGAAGCAGGCGCTCACCGTGGCGATCGACGTCACCGCGTTCGGCGCGTGCCGGCTCGTCATCGAGGCCGTGCCCGAGTCGCTCGACCTCAAGCTCGAGGCGCTCACGGCCATCGAGCAGCAGCTCCCGGGCGACGCGGTCATCGCGTCGAACACGTCCTCGATCCCGCTCTCGCAGCTCGCCGAGGCGCTCGACCGGCCGGAGCGCTTCATCGGACTGCACTTCTTCAACCCGGTGCCCGCGTCGGCGCTCATCGAGGTCGTCGTGTGCGAGCTCACCGACCCCGCGCTGCCCGAGGTCGCCGCCGGCTGGGTGCGCGCCCTGGGCAAGACCCCGATCACGGTCGCCGACGCCCCCGGCTTCGCCTCGAGCCGCCTCGGCGTCGCCCTCGCGCTCGAGGCGATCCGCATGGTCGAGCAGGGTGTCGCGAGTCCGCAGGACATCGACCTCGCGATGGAACTCGGCTACCGGCATCCCTCCGGCCCCCTCAAGACCACCGACATCGTCGGGCTCGACGTGCGGCTCGGGATCGCCGAGCAGCTCGAGCGGGATCTCGGACCGAACTTCACCCCGCCCCAGCTGCTGCGCGACATGGTGGCCGAGGGCAAGCTCGGGCGCAAGAGCGGCCAGGGCTTCTACGACTGGAGCTGA
- the paaZ gene encoding phenylacetic acid degradation bifunctional protein PaaZ: MTRTLQSYVQDAWWSPADDTSGTEVRDAVSGEAVATVSSAGLDLAAAMDHARTVGQRGLGALTFHQRAVILKQLALALTERKQELYALSTRTGATKADSWVDIDGGIGVLFTYSGKGRRELPNAKVQLDGPVEPLSKDGTFLGRHIRTTLPGVVVQINAFNFPVWGALEKFAPAFLAGMPTIIKPATPGAYLAEQMVRIMLESGLLPEGSLQFVAGSVRDVFDHARLGDVVAFTGSASTADALRRHDAVQTGGVIFGAETDSINASVLGPDAVPGTPEFDAYVRQLVTEMTTKAGQKCTAIRRAIVPAEQADALVEAVRDRIATKVVVGDPREEGVTMGSLASVEQRDEVLRQVAKLVEGGGRIVLGEGQTPGEDTAFLSPILLRFDDPEAARVHDTEAFGPVSSVITYASPEQAAALVVRGGGSLVTSVASADPAFVAGLTRSVASANGRMLVLDRTDARSSTGHGSPLPNLVHGGPGRAGGGEELGGVRSVFHYMQRTAIQGSPEMLTAITGVWHAGASTRDDTHPFRKSLQDLRIGDRVVSEEREITLDDISHFAEFTGDTFYAHTDEEAAAANPFFPGRVAHGYLLLSFAAGLFVSPEPGPVLANYGLENLRFITPVSPGDRVRVALTAKQIIPRETDEYGEVHWDAVLTNQNDEIVATYDVLTLVSKTPELAAAE, encoded by the coding sequence ATGACACGCACACTGCAGAGCTACGTCCAGGATGCCTGGTGGAGCCCGGCCGATGACACCTCGGGCACCGAGGTGCGCGATGCCGTCTCCGGCGAGGCCGTCGCGACGGTCTCGAGCGCCGGGCTCGACCTCGCCGCCGCGATGGACCACGCCCGCACCGTCGGCCAGCGCGGCCTCGGCGCCCTCACCTTCCACCAGCGCGCGGTGATCCTGAAGCAGCTCGCCCTCGCGCTCACCGAGCGCAAGCAGGAGCTCTACGCCCTCTCCACCCGGACCGGCGCCACGAAGGCCGACTCCTGGGTCGACATCGACGGCGGCATCGGTGTGCTCTTCACCTACTCCGGCAAGGGCCGCCGCGAGCTGCCGAACGCGAAGGTGCAGCTCGACGGCCCCGTGGAGCCGCTGTCGAAGGACGGCACGTTCCTCGGTCGCCACATCCGCACCACGCTGCCGGGCGTCGTCGTGCAGATCAACGCCTTCAACTTCCCCGTCTGGGGTGCGCTCGAGAAGTTCGCCCCCGCGTTCCTCGCGGGCATGCCGACGATCATCAAGCCGGCGACCCCCGGCGCGTACCTCGCCGAGCAGATGGTGCGGATCATGCTCGAGTCGGGCCTGCTGCCCGAGGGATCCCTGCAGTTCGTCGCGGGATCGGTGCGCGACGTCTTCGACCACGCCCGCCTCGGCGACGTGGTCGCGTTCACCGGATCGGCCTCGACCGCCGACGCGCTCCGCCGCCACGACGCGGTGCAGACCGGCGGGGTGATCTTCGGCGCGGAGACCGACTCCATCAACGCCTCGGTGCTCGGCCCCGATGCGGTGCCCGGCACCCCCGAGTTCGACGCGTACGTGCGCCAGCTCGTCACCGAGATGACCACCAAGGCGGGTCAGAAGTGCACGGCGATCCGGCGCGCGATCGTGCCGGCTGAGCAGGCCGACGCGCTCGTCGAGGCCGTGCGGGATCGCATCGCGACCAAGGTCGTCGTCGGTGATCCGCGCGAGGAGGGCGTGACCATGGGGTCGCTCGCCTCGGTGGAGCAGCGCGACGAGGTGCTGCGGCAGGTCGCGAAGCTCGTCGAGGGCGGCGGCCGCATCGTGCTCGGCGAGGGGCAGACCCCCGGCGAGGACACCGCGTTCCTCTCCCCGATCCTGCTGCGCTTCGACGACCCCGAGGCCGCTCGGGTGCACGACACCGAGGCGTTCGGGCCCGTGTCCTCCGTGATCACCTACGCCTCGCCCGAGCAGGCCGCGGCGCTCGTCGTGCGCGGCGGCGGCTCGCTCGTCACGAGTGTCGCGTCGGCGGATCCCGCGTTCGTCGCGGGCCTCACCCGATCCGTCGCCTCGGCGAACGGCCGCATGCTGGTGCTCGACCGCACCGACGCGCGCAGCTCCACCGGGCACGGCTCGCCCCTGCCGAACCTCGTGCACGGCGGCCCCGGCCGCGCGGGCGGCGGGGAGGAGCTCGGCGGCGTGCGGAGCGTGTTCCACTACATGCAGCGCACCGCAATCCAGGGCAGCCCGGAAATGCTGACCGCGATTACCGGCGTCTGGCACGCCGGCGCCTCGACGCGCGACGACACCCACCCGTTCCGCAAGTCGCTGCAGGATCTCCGCATCGGCGACCGCGTCGTGTCGGAGGAGCGCGAGATCACCCTCGACGACATCAGCCACTTCGCCGAGTTCACGGGGGACACGTTCTACGCGCACACCGACGAGGAGGCCGCCGCGGCGAACCCGTTCTTCCCGGGGCGCGTGGCGCACGGTTACCTGCTGCTGTCGTTCGCCGCGGGTCTGTTCGTCTCCCCCGAGCCAGGGCCGGTGCTCGCGAACTACGGTCTCGAGAACCTGCGCTTCATCACCCCCGTGTCGCCGGGCGACCGCGTGCGAGTCGCTCTCACGGCGAAGCAGATCATCCCGCGCGAGACCGACGAGTACGGCGAGGTGCACTGGGACGCGGTGCTCACGAACCAGAACGACGAGATCGTCGCGACCTACGATGTGCTGACGCTCGTATCGAAGACGCCGGAGCTCGCCGCCGCGGAGTAG
- a CDS encoding VOC family protein encodes MFDHVGIQVTDVSASAVALAAALQPIGLVESQRFETPAGPVVAFADASRPELPYFWLSGGTATDPRHESHLAFQAGSRAEVDAVGAAAAATGLEILHEPRLWPEYHEHYYGVFFRDLDGNNLEAVSHRPE; translated from the coding sequence ATGTTCGATCACGTAGGGATCCAGGTCACCGATGTCTCCGCCTCGGCCGTTGCGCTCGCCGCAGCGTTGCAGCCGATCGGGCTGGTCGAAAGCCAGCGGTTCGAGACTCCGGCCGGACCGGTGGTGGCGTTTGCCGATGCCAGTCGGCCGGAGCTTCCGTACTTCTGGCTGAGCGGGGGCACGGCGACGGATCCGCGGCACGAGTCCCACCTCGCGTTTCAGGCGGGCAGTCGCGCCGAGGTCGACGCGGTCGGAGCTGCGGCCGCGGCCACCGGGCTCGAGATCCTGCACGAGCCGCGCCTCTGGCCCGAGTACCACGAGCACTACTACGGCGTCTTCTTCCGCGATCTCGACGGCAACAACCTCGAGGCCGTCTCGCACCGCCCGGAGTAG